A genomic region of Nymphaea colorata isolate Beijing-Zhang1983 chromosome 2, ASM883128v2, whole genome shotgun sequence contains the following coding sequences:
- the LOC116247792 gene encoding probable serine/threonine-protein kinase PBL16, translated as MGNCCGGLRSYLCCEPSDPRSESSKIQNSAQETEDKFENFHINAKEVEDLRGNSAANPLVVFTFTELKIITENFKKDRVLGGGGFGSVYRGYIPKDLRPGLEPLEVAVKVHDGEKSFQGHREWLAEVIYLGKFSHPNLVKLVGYCCEEDNKVLVYEYMAGRSVENHLFSKILLPLSWAARMKIALGAAKGLAYLHESEKPIIYRDFKTSNILLDTEYNAKLSDFGLAKDGPVGDKSHVSTRVMGTYGYAAPEYMMTGHLTARSDVYSFGVVLLELLTGRRSLDKSRPYKEHHLIDWARPLLRERRRLLSIMDPRLEGNFPIRSAQKAAILAYHCLNQNPKARPLMRDVVDSLEPLQVTSEVPTAAPPPPPKELEVPVQEALVR; from the exons ATGGGGAATTGCTGCGGCGGGTTGAGGTCTTACCTGTGCTGTGAACCTTCTGACCCAAGATCAG AGTCTTCCAAAATCCAGAACTCAGCGCAGGAGACAGAAGATAAATTCGAGAACTTCCACATCAATGCAAAAGAAGTTGAAGACCTGAGAGGGAATTCAGCTGCTAACCCTTTGGTAGTGTTTACATTCACTGAGCTGAAGATAATCACAGAAAATTTTAAGAAGGATCGCGTTTTAGGTGGGGGTGGATTCGGTAGTGTTTATAGGGGATATATCCCAAAGGATCTGAGGCCGGGATTGGAGCCTCTGGAGGTTGCTGTCAAGGTTCATGATGGGGAGAAGAGCTTTCAGGGTCACAGAGAATGGCTG GCGGAGGTCATTTATTTGGGgaaattttcacatccaaatttGGTGAAACTTGTGGGATATTGCTGTGAAGAAGACAATAAAGTTCTCGTTTACGAGTATATGGCTGGTCGTAGCGTGGAAAACCACTTATTTTCCA AAATTTTGCTTCCACTTTCCTGGGCGGCTAGGATGAAGATTGCTTTAGGGGCGGCTAAAGGACTGGCTTATCTCCATGAATCTGAGAAACCAATTATTTATCGAGACTTTAAGACATCCAATATCTTGCTAGACACG GAGTACAACGCAAAGCTATCTGACTTTGGACTTGCAAAAGATGGGCCTGTTGGGGATAAATCCCACGTTTCTACTCGAGTTATGGGCACCTATGGTTATGCTGCTCCCGAGTATATGATGACAG GCCATCTTACGGCAAGAAGCGACGTTTACAGCTTCGGCGTGGTTCTCTTGGAACTGCTCACGGGCAGAAGGTCGCTTGACAAGAGCAGGCCGTACAAGGAGCACCATTTGATCGATTGGGCCCGTCCTCtgttgagagagagaaggcgGCTTCTCAGCATCATGGACCCAAGACTGGAGGGCAATTTTCCCATCAGAAGTGCGCAGAAAGCGGCAATCCTGGCCTACCACTGCTTGAATCAGAACCCCAAGGCCCGGCCATTGATGAGGGACGTCGTCGACTCCTTAGAACCCCTCCAAGTTACATCAGAGGTCCCAACTgcagctcctcctcctcctcctaagGAACTCGAAGTGCCTGTGCAAGAAGCTTTGGTTCGCTGA
- the LOC116248673 gene encoding probable WRKY transcription factor 34, whose product MAAFPAAYYQGQVTDEDNAEAIDTMAQADPQGPAPPADGYTWRKYGQKFIKKISMNRSYFRCQRSNCEAKKQVEWKTSNSLVKVVYTGNHNHPPPSSADTNGAGSGEEPPATMDQYNLVYQVFGDSLPRG is encoded by the exons ATGGCTGCCTTTCCTGCAGCTTACTATCAAGGGCA GGTGACTGATGAGGACAACGCAGAAGCGATCGATACAATGGCGCAAGCGGATCCGCAGGGGCCAGCGCCACCAGCAGATGGATACACATGGAGGAAGTATGGCCAAAAGTTCATCAAAAAGATCTCCATGAACAG GAGCTATTTCAGGTGCCAGAGAAGCAACTGTGAAGCAAAGAAACAGGTGGAGTGGAAAACTTCTAACTCACTTGTGAAAGTTGTGTATACTGGGAACCACAATCATCCACCTCCAAGTTCTGCAGATACCAACGGTGCTGGCTCTGGGGAGGAGCCACCTGCAACCATGGACCAGTACAATTTGGTCTACCAAGTCTTTGGGGACTCGCTTCCCCGAGGCTAG